The Rhinoderma darwinii isolate aRhiDar2 chromosome 8, aRhiDar2.hap1, whole genome shotgun sequence genome has a window encoding:
- the C8H6orf47 gene encoding uncharacterized protein C6orf47 homolog: MNTVVCMEPYLEMQLNSMFIYQSKKWPSPSSFLPKLFRSSQGTPSHPDTSPLKPKRWTFPVLPLPSLPSLRLLLPSLKRGEITKSFTHSNFDFEHFQICINLVHHIIDICAFGCLRLFSPVFRVALDIFGFQGALKLWIHGLATFLATTYGMYLLLWLAQEYIFQLASFYGILQTLVLIVSLRAEQEEGRVQQEEEILNDHKDEVESEEGHPEDRWADGNEDDEEASQDEWESEGEEEVGHA, from the exons ATGAATACGGTTGTGTGTATGGAGCCTTACTTGGAGATGCAGTTGAACTCT ATGTTCATCTACCAGTCTAAGAAGTGGCCTTCTCCATCCTCTTTCCTCCCCAAACTGTTTCGTTCCTCACAAGGTACTCCATCACATCCAGATACCTCTCCCCTAAAACCTAAACGATGGACCTTTCCGGTACTGCCTTTGCCAAGTCTACCAAGCCTCCGCTTGCTTCTTCCTTCCCTGAAGAGAGGCGAGATTACAAAGTCCTTTACTCATTCTAACTTCGATTTCGAACACTTTCAGATCTGCATCAACTTGGTCCATCACATTATAGACATCTGCGCCTTTGGGTGTCTGCGGCTTTTTTCTCCTGTATTTCGTGTAGCGTTGGATATTTTTGGTTTTCAAGGAGCCCTTAAGCTGTGGATCCATGGACTTGCCACTTTCTTGGCCACAACATATGGCATGTATCTCCTTCTTTGGCTGGCCCAAGAATATATCTTCCAGTTGGCTTCATTTTATGGTATTTTACAGACGTTGGTCTTGATTGTGAGCCTGAGGGCAGAGCAAGAAGAAGGGAGAGTTCAGCAAGAAGAAGAGATTTTAAATGATCATAAGGATGAGGTTGAAAGTGAGGAGGGACATCCAGAGGACAGGTGGGCTGATGGGAATGAGGATGATGAAGAAGCCTCACAAGATGAATGGGAGAGTGAAGGAGAGGAGGAAGTAGGGCATGCTTGA